The DNA window CGCAACGTGGTGCAGGGCGGCGTGCGCTTCACCTCAGAGACCGACTCGCTCAACGCCGCCATCCTCGGCCCGGACGCCGTCGAAGGCACCCCGGAGTTCGACGCCTTCATCAAGTCCGTGGTCACGGAGATGACCGTCAAGGCAGGCCAGAAGTGCACCTCGATCCGCCGCGCCATCGTGCCGCAGGACCTGGTGCCCGCCGTCATTTCCGCCATCGGGGCCCGGGTTGAGCAGCGCGTGGTGCTCGGGGACCCCCGCGCCGAGGGCGTCACCATGGGCGCGCTCGCCTCGGTGGAGCAGCTTGCCGACGTCCGCGCCGCAGTGCAGTCCATGCTCGACGCCGGCGGCGAGCTGGCGTACGGAACCCTTGATTCGCCGTCGGTCACCAGCGCGGACGGCGCAACGGGCGTCGTCGACGGCGGCGCCTTCATGTCCCCGGTTGTGCTGAGCTGGGCTGACGCGGAGACCGAGCAGGTCCACTCGCTGGAGGCGTTCGGCCCGGTGTCCTCCGTGATCGGGTACAAGGACATTCCCGACGCCGTCCGCCTCGCCGCCCGCGGCGGCGGCTCGCTCGTGGCCTCGGTCTGCACCAACGATCCCGGCGTCGCGCAGGAGCTCGTCACGGGCATCGCGGCGCACCACGGCCGCGTGCTGATGCTCAACCGCGAAGACGCCCGCAGCTCCACCGGCCACGGGTCCCCGGAGCCGCACCTGGTCCACGGCGGGCCGGGCCGGGCCGGCGGCGGCGAGGAGCTGGGCGGCATCCGCTCGGTCATGCACCACATGCAGCGCACGGCCATCCAGGGCTCGCCGAACATGCTGACCGCAGTGACCGGCGTGTGGCACACCGGGGCGGACCGCAACTTCACCGTGGAGACGGAGGGCACGCACCCGTTCCGGAAGTCCCTGGAGACCCTGCGCATCGGCGACGCCGTCCGCTCCGAGCTGCGCCAGGTTTCGCTGGAGGACATCACGGCGTTCGCCAACTCCACGGGCGACACGTTCTACGCCCACACCAACCAGGAAGCCGCGGAAGCCAACCCGTTCTTCCCTGGCATCGTGGCGCACGGCTACCTGCTGCTGAGCTGGGCCGCGGGGCTCTTCGTGGAGCCGGCCCCGGGCCCCGTCCTGGCCAACTACGGCCTGGAGAACCTGCGCTTCATCACGCCTGTGGCGGCAGGTGACTCCATCCGGGTCACGCTCACGGCCAAGAAGATCACGCCGCGCGAAACCGACGAGTACGGCGAGGTGGCCTGGGACGCCGTGCTGACCAACCAGAACGACGAGATCGTGGCCACCTACGACGTCCTGACCCTCGTGGAGAAGTAAGCCAACCGATTCCCCCAACTAGGTCGCAGCAGGCGTCGTTCTGAGCCCTGAAAACGGCTTCTGCTGCTACTTAGTTGGGCGGCGGGCGGGGGTGCTTGAACGGTGCCCAGGGAACAAATTTGGGCTGATCTTTCGCGGGCCGCCGGGCGTAAAATGTGCTCCGTAGGAGGTGGCGACATGACCCTAGTACTAAACACAGCCACAACTGTCCTGCCCGTGGATGACAAAGAGCGCGCCCGTCGTTTTTACGCGGAAACACTTGGACTCCCTCACCGTGGCGTGGCAGACGACGGAAGCGAATTGTTCGGCAGCGAAGGCGGACCCATGCTGCAGCTCATGCCTGTCAGGGACGGCAGGCACTCTGAGCACACCACGTTGAGTTTCGAGGTCAGCGACATCGAGCGGACCGTCCAGGACATGGAGTCCAGGGGCGTCCGGTTCCAGGACTATGACCGCCCGGATCTCAAGACCGAGAACCACATTTGTACAACCGACGCCGAAAAGTGCGCCTGGTTCATGGACACAGAGAACAACATTCTGTGCGTCCACGAGAGGCTCGGCACGCAGGCTGAATACCAGCTCTGATCCGGACCTCCGGCATCCCTCACCCGAACCCTTCCCCACGCCGTGGGGGAGGGTTCGGTTCTTATGACCAGGGCGTGACCGGGTGCCCCTGCGGCTCGCCGTCCACCAAAATGTCGGCGCGCTCGTTGAAGAAACAGACCAGGCCGTGGATCTGCTGAGCATCCACGTACCGGGAATCGTAAGCCCATGCGATGTTCTTGCCCCGGGCCGATTCCGGGAAGCTCCAGTACCTCGCCTCGCCCTTGTAGGGGCAAACGGTGCGGTGCTTGGTGGCCTCCAGCAGGTCCAGCCGGACGTCTGCGGGCGGGATGTAGTAGCGGACCGGGAGCAGCGTTTCGTACAGCAGCTGGGCCCCAACGGTGTCGGCCAGCATCACGCCGTCGAGCATGACCGCCACGCGCCGCAGCGTGGAGCGGATATCCACACGGTGGAACGGATCGCGGGGGTGGCCGATGATTTCCTCGTGGTCCTCCAGCCAGTGGAATGCGCCGAAGTCCAGGATCACGTAGCCGTCCAGATCGGGGTCATCCGGGCGGAACGCCGCGTGCGGCGCGGCGAAGGCCGCGGCCAGGACGTCCAGTTCCTCGCCCGGGGTGGTGTGCCGCCGGAAGCCGGTCCGCGGATCGATCGCGGGCGGGCCGTCGGCCGTGAGCCGGATGGGCAGCTCGTCCGTGCCCCGGCCGTCGCCGTTTCCGTTGTGGGCGGTGGGCTCGAGTCTGGCCAGGAGGTCCTCCTCCGGGACGGCGTACACCGGGGTGACCCGTTTCGGCTCCCACACGAGGAGGGCTCTTTGGGTGTCGACGACGGGACTTCCGTCGAGGCCTGCCCGGACCCTTTTGGCGGTGGGTTCGTAGCGGAGGTCCGGAAACGCGCCGAGCAGGAGTTCGGATACTTTGGTGGCCATGGAATTAGCGTGGGCGCGGCAGCGAGCCGGCGTCAACGGCCAATTCGTGGCGCGGCGTCAGGCCTTGGCGTGGAGGCCGTCGAACGCGATGGTGATGACGTCGTCGGCGAGCTTTTCCGGGGAGAGCGAGCCGCCGGGCTTGTACCACTCGACGATCGAGTTGATGGTGCCGAACAGCAGGCGGGTGACGGTGCGGGGGTCGATGTCCTGCCGGAGCGACCCTTCGTCCCGGGCAGCGGAAATCAGTCCAGCCACCTTGTGGTCGAAGGCACGGCGGCGTTCCATGGCCGTGCGCTCGATGTCCGTGTTGCCGCGCAGCCGCAGCAGCAGCGTGACGAACGGCAGCCGCTCCACCAGGACGGCGATGGTCTGGCGCAGCACGAACTCCAGGCGCGCGTCGGCGGCACCGGACGTGGCGCCCGGCTGCTCCAGGATGGCTTCGAGGCCGCCCAGCGCGTGGTCCAGGGCGAGCTTCAGGAGGTCGCCCTTGGACGGCACGTGGTGGTATATCGCGGACTTCGAGATGCCCAGGTTCTCGGCGAGGATGCCCATGGATGTGGCATCGTAGCCGTGGCGGTTAAAGACGTCGACGGCGATCAGCAGCACGGATTGCTGATCGTATCCGGGGCGGCCGCGCTTCGTTGGTGCTGCTGTATTGGCTGCTGTGCTGGGCATACCGGCTATTTTCTCATGAACGTTCGGTCAACGCGCGCAGGCACGTTCTGCCAGCCTGCGCGGGGACGTCCGGCGCGGACACGTCCGTGGCCGGCCGGGGCCAGCCACGGACGGCCGCGCGCGGCACGGCCTTAGGCCTTCGGCCGCAGGTCGTAAATGCGGCGCAGCTTGCCGTTGGAACGCTCAAGCGAGCCCGGATCCACCACGTCCACCGTGCACGAAGAACCCACGTGGATCTTGATCTGCTCGCGCAGGGCGCGCGCCGCCGTCGAACTTGCCTCGGCGGTGACGTTGTCGCGGCGCTCGATCTTCACCGTCAGCTGGTCCATCCGCTGGCCTTCGGGGCGCGTGAGTTCGAGCTGGAAGTGTGGGCTGAGCTCGGGGATGCGCAGGGCGATTTCCTCGATCTGCGACGGGAACAGGTTCACGCCGCGGAGGATGATCATGTCGTCGCTGCGGCCGGTGATGCGGCCCATCCGGCGGTGGGCCGGACGCGCCGTGCCGGGGAGCAGGCGGGTGAGGTCCTTGGTGCGATACCGGATGATCGGCAGGGCTTCCTTGGTGAGCGAGGTGAACACGAGTTCGCCGTGCTCGCCGTCGCCCAGGACGTTCTCCTTGCCGGGAGCTGGGTTGAACGGATCGATGATTTCCGGCCGGAAGTGGTCCTCCCAGATGTGGCTGCCGTCCTGCGTCTCCACGCATTCGCCGGCCACGCCCGGGCCCATCACCTCGGACAGGCCGTAGATGTCGCAGGCCTTGATGTTCATGGTGACTTCAAGCTCGTGCCGCATTTCCTGGGTCCACGGTTCGGCGCCGAGCACGGCGTACTTCAGCGACGTGGACGTGGGGTCGATGCCCATGTGCGCCATGGCGTCGGCGATGGTGAGCAGGTAGGTGGGTGTGGCCAGGATGACGTCCGGCTCGAAGTCCTGGATGAGCTGGATCTGGCGTTCGGTCTGCCCGCCGGACATCGGAATGACAGTGCAGCCCAGGGCTTCGGCGCCGGCATGCGCGCCGAGTCCGCCGGTGAAGAGGCCGTAGCCGTAGGCGTTGTGGACCTTCATGCCGGGCCGGACACCCGAGGCGCGGAGGCAGCGGGCCACGAGTTTGGCCCAGTCCGCCAGGTCCTTCGTGGTGTAGCCGACGACGGTGGGCCGGCCCGTGGTGCCCGAGCTGGCGTGCACGCGGGCTATTTCGCTCTGCGGCACGGCGAACATTCCGAACGGGTACTCCTGGCGGAGATCGTCCTTGGTGGTGAAGGGGAAGTTGCCGAGGTCGGACAGTTCGCGGAGGTCCGTGGGGTGGATGCCGGCGTCGTCGAACTTGCGCTTGTACAGCGGCACGCGGTCGTAGGCGTAGGCCACGGTGTGCTGCAAGCGGCTGAGCTGGAGCGCTTCGATCTCGTCCCGGGACATGGTCTCTTCGGGGTCCAGCACGGCGTCGGTGGCGTGCGCGGCCGTGGCGGAAGCGGCGTTGGGTTCAGTGGCGTGGAGGGTCATGATGGGTTCCTACTTCTTGGGGATGGTGCGGCTGCGCCCGCGGAACTCGGCTATGAGCTCGCCCGGCAGTTGGGTGCCGGGGTCGGCGGCGAAGATTTGGATGTCGTACAGGCCGCTGCGGCCAGCGCTCGAGCGGCGGTCGGCGACGGCGGTAATCACCTGGCCCTGGAAGGCCGGCTTGAGGAAATTGATGTCGACGCCGGAGGCAACAGTGATGCTGTCCGTGCCGGTGCCGGTGCCGGTGCCGGTGCCGGTGCCGCTGCCGTTGCTGCCGGTGCCGGTGCCGGTGGTGCCTGGGCCCGGGGTGGCCGGGTTGCAGGCGAGGGCGAAGGCGGAGTCAGCGAAGGCGAAGATCATTCCGCCGTGGGCCATGCCGAAGCCGTTGAGCATCTCCTGCCGCAGGGTCATGCGGATGGTCGCGTGGCCGTCGCCGAGGGCAAGGACCTCGATCCCCATCCACTCCGAGGCATAGTCGTTCTCGAGGGTGGGATGGGTCATACCGGGAATTGTCGTTTCAGCCACGCGTCATTGCCTCCAGCTTTATTTACCGAATGTTCATTAGGTAATCCCATCGGGGGCCTTCGTGTCAAGGGTGCGTGCCAGTCTGAAGGGTCCCGCGTAGGCAATGGCCACGAGCGCGGCCAGTACGTGGAGCAGGGCCAGGGTCCACCACAGCGTGAGGTAATGCGGGCCGGCCAGCGCCGGGAAAAGAAGGGCTCCGGAGGTGTTGAACGAGGCATGGAACAGCATGCAAAGTGGCACGCTTCCGGCCCCGGGCCAGGGATGCTCCCCGGTGACGGGATCCAGGGCGCTTCGCGTGGAACTCGTGCTGTTGTAGATCCAGGCCAGCAGCACGGATTGGGCGATCACCATGAGCAGGAACGGAACCGGCGGCCGCTGTCCGGTGGGGTCCGACACGAGCTCCGGCAGGTGCCACAGCGCCCACACGACGCCGAGGAGAAGGGAGGCGGCGAGCGCGGTGTGGTTCTGCTGGAGCAGGGGCAGGGCGTAGCCGCGCCAGCCGAGCTCCTCGAACAGGCCCACGATCACCAGGGTCGAGGCGAACGTGCCGATCAGCATGAACCAGCCTGGGTTCGGGCCCAGTCCCGGTGCGGGGGCGCCGCCGGCAACCGTGAGGGCGGCCGAAGCCAGGACCATCAGGCACGGCAACGCGAGTGTCACCACATACCAGCGGACAGGGACGCGCCAGCGGGCGAGCTGCCGCACCAGCCGGAGCAGGCCCTCCTTGCCGCCGGACAGGGATGCCACCACGAGCGCCGCCAGCGCGGGCCCGAAGGGGACCATGGGCGAGCTGTCCGGATTGAGCAGTGTCAGCGGCCACACCCACCACGAAATGGCAAAGGCCAGCCCGAAGAACAGCGAGAGCTTCTGCCGGGCCGTCCACGCGCGCGGGTTGCGCCACCTCCGCCAGCTGTCTCTTATACACATCTAGATGTGTATAAGAGACAGCCCGCCGGGCGCGGCGCGCGGCGCGGCTGGGCTGCTGAGGTGGCTGGCGCGGCGGCACGCGGCCGTGGCCGTCAGCCGGCAGGTGGTGAGCCATGGCCGGTCTCCTCCGCAGGGCTCGTCCCGGCCGCCTCCGCGGGGTGCTGATGTGTTCGTTCGCGCAGGTCGGGGAGGGGTTGCTGGCCGGCGCGGCGGGGACTCCGGAGGATGCGCGCCGCCGCGACGCCGCCGAGCAGCACGATCACCGCGGCAATCTGCTGCCGGCCGCCGTCGAACACGTCCAGCTTTGCCTCCGCGGAGGCGTTGAAGGACCCGTGCAACAGCCCCACGATCAGCAGGCTGTGGCCCTGTCTCTTATACACATCTAGATGTGTATAAGAGACAGGTGTTCAGCAGATAACTGCCCAGCAGCGGAGCCCAGCCCTCGGCAGGCGGGTGGAAGGTTACGGTGGCCGCGGCAATAACCATGTTGAGTGCGGGAACGGCCAGCAGCGCCGCCACATACCAGCCCGGTGCCACTCGCCAGCGGAACGCCCGGCGAAAGAGCTCACGCACGGCGGGCCGTCCGCTCGCGGAGCCGGTGACAAGGACGGCCGTTCCCAGCAGGATCAGCAATTCGGCAAGGATCCCGGGCAGGATGTTCCCGATCGGCAGGATGGAACCTATCTGGGCGGCCCAGGAGAGCGTGATGGCAATGGCCACGAAGGCGGCCACGGGATGCCGTTTGATGAGGGACGCAGACGTGGCAGGCGAAGTTGCAGGGGACTCGGGAGAGTTCATCAGCAGTGCCGTCGGTCGGAATCGCCGGTTAGGGATGGGTCTCGAGGCGCTGGCCCGCCACGTGCCCGTGGAGCGCTGAGCCGCTGACGTGGGAATCAACACCATTGTCTGCTCCCGAAAGTCGGCGAACAAGTGAAAGTATGGAGAAGCGCGGCTCCGGTGCTTGGGCGGAATCGCCGAGGGGTATGTCTCTAAGGGACACATCGCCGCTGCACGCTCCGCGCAGGACTTCCAACCAGAGGACTGATCATGGCCAAAGGTATATATGTCAGTGCGACCACGCCGGGTTCGGGCAAGTCGCTCATAGCGCTGGGCCTCGCGGACACGCTCCACCGGCACGCGGACCGCATCGGCTTCTTCAAACCCGTAGTCCACGGGGACGACGCCGGGGCGGACCCCATGGTGGCGCTGATGAAATCCCGCTTCGACCTCGAGGACCAGCGCTGTCGCGGCGGCCTGACCTTCACGGAGGTCCGCGGCCTGCTCGCAGAGGGCAAGCGCGAGGACATCGACGCCCGCTGCGTGGAGATCTTCGCCGAGATGGGCCGGCACTGCGATGTGATCATCGTGGAAGGGACGGACCTCACGGGTCAGGAGGCCGCCGTCGAATTCGACCTCAACGCCCGCCTCGCCAACAACCTGGCCGCCCCCGTGGTGGCGGTGGTGGGCGCGAAGGGGCGCAGCGTCGCGGAGACGGCCGCCGCCGTCGACGTCGCACGGAAGGAGCTGGCGGCGGAGAAGTGCACGCTGCTGGCCATCATGGTGAACCGCGCCGATCCGCAGGACGCGGACGCGATCGCTGCAGCCGTGAAGCCCGGTGCCTCCGGCCGTCCGGTGTACATCTTCCCGGAGCTCGACGACATTGCCCGGCCCACCACGGGCGAGGTGGCCGCCGCCCTGGGCATCCGCCAGATTGCCGGCCGCGCGGACATGGAGCGCGACGTCCGGGACGTCAAAGTGGCAGCCATGAATGTGGGCAACTTCCTGAACGTGCTCGACGACGGCGCGCTGGTGATCGTGCCGGGGGACCGGGCGGACGTGATGGTGGCGTGCCTGGCGTCGTCGTTCTCCCCGGAGTTCCCCGTGCCGTCAGCGCTGATCCTCACCGGCGGCCTGGCCCCGGATGCCAACATCTACCCGCTGCTGGCATCCGCCCCGTTCCCGGTCTTCGACACGACCGACGACACCTACACCACGGCCCGCCGGGTTGCCGAGGTCCGCAGCGAGATTTGGAGCGGGCACCGCCGCAAGGTGGCCTCCGCGCTTGGCCTGTGGTCGCGGCGGGTGGACGAGGCTGAGATCCTGGAACGCCTGCACCTGCCCCGGGCCGAGCGCATGACCCCGCTGCGGTTCCTGCACGACCTCATCGAGCGGGCCCGGTCCCAGCGCCGCCACATCGTGCTTCCGGAGGGCACGGACGTCCGGATCCTTCGCGCCGCCGAGATCCTGTACCGCCGCGACGTCTGCGACCTCACGCTGCTGGGCCGCGAAACCGACGTCAGGGAGCTCGCCGCCAGCCGGGGCATCGACCTGTCCGGCATCAACATCGTGGATCCTGCCACCTCGGAGCTGCGCCAAGGTTTCGCGGAGAAGTACGCGGAGCTGCGGGCGCACAAGGGAGTGGACCTGGCCCGGGCACTGGAAGTCATGCTGGACGGCAGCTACTTCGGCACCATGATGGTCCAGCTTGGTGTGGTGGACGGCATGGTGTCCGGCGCCGCGCACACCACGGCCCACACCATCCGCCCGGCGCTGGAGTTCGTGAAGACCCGCGAGGGCGTGAAGATCGTATCGTCGGTGTTCTTCATGCTCATGCCGGACCGTGTGCTGGTCTACGGCGACTGCGCCGTGAACCCCGACCCCAACGAGGAACAGCTGGCGGACATCGCGCTCGCCTCGGCGGAAACCGCGGCCCAGTTCGGCGTGGAGTCCCGGGTGGCCATGCTGTCCTACTCCAGCGGCGGTTCCGGCTCGGGCGAGGCCGTGGAGAAGGTGCGGCTGGCCACCGAGCTGGTGAAGAACCGCCGGCCGGGGCTGCCCGTGGAGGGCCCCATCCAGTACGACGCCGCCGTGGACGCCTCCATCGCCGCGTCCAAGATGCCCGGCTCGTCCGTGGCCGGCCAGGCCACCGTGTTCATCTTCCCGGACCTGAACACCGGCAACAACACGTACAAGGCGGTGCAGCAGACCTCCGGGGCGGTGGCCGTCGGGCCCGTCCTGCAGGGGCTCCGCAAGCCGGTCAACGACCTGTCCCGCGGCTGCACGGTGGAGGACATCGTGAACACGGTGGCCATCACCGCCGTGCAGGCCCAGTCCGTGCAGCCGCCCTCCCCGGAACAGCAGACCGCCCCGCAGCAGGCCGCCGCGCCGGAACCCGCAGCAGCAACCGTCCCGTCCGCAGAAGCCAAGGCTTAGGAGGCCCCATGCTCGTGCTTGTCATCAACTCCGGCTCGTCTTCGCTCAAGTACCAGGTGCGTGACGTCGCGGCCGGCAGCATCCTCACCGACGGGCTGATCGAGAGGATCGGCGTGTCCAACGGCGGCCAGGGCGACGGCGAGGTGGTGGGCCCGGCGGACCATGCCGAAGCCCTCGAGCAGGTGGATGCCGCGATCCACGAGGTGCTGGGTGACCGGGAGCTGGATGCCGTGGGGCACCGCGTGGTCCACGGCGGCGAGCGGTTCGGCGAGCCCGTGCTGATCAACAACGAGATCACCCGCGCCATCGAGCGGCTCAATCCGCTGGCTCCCCTCCACAACCCCGCCAACGTGCTGGGCATCCGGGCCATCGCCAAGAAATGGCCGGATATGCCGCAGGTCGCCGTGTTCGACACCGCCTTCCACCGCACGCTGCCCGAGCACGCTTGGCGCTATGCCGTGCCGGATAAGCTCTACACCAACCACGGGATTCGCCGCTACGGCTTCCACGGCACCTCGCACGAATACGTCACGCACCGGGCCGCGGCGCTGCTGGATCTTCCTGCGGACGAGTTCGACGGCGTGATCGCCCATCTGGGGAACGGCGCCTCGGTCACGGCGATCCGGGGCGGCAAGTCCGTGGACACCTCCATGGGCTTTACGCCGCTGGAGGGCCTGGTCATGGGCACCCGCTCCGGCGATCTTGATCCGTCCATCCTCGTGTTCCTGGCCCGCGTCGGGTGGAACGCGGAGGACCTGGACACCATGCTGAACCGCGAATCCGGGCTCAAGGGCCTGGCCGGCAACAACGACATGCGCTCGGTGGTGGAGGCTTCCGAAGCCGGCGACGCCCGGGCGGCCACCGCGCTCGCCGTCGCGTCCTACCGGCTGGCCAAGTACATCGGCGGCTACCATGTGGCGGTGGGCGGAGCGAAGGCCCTGGTGTTCACGGCGGGGATCGGCGAGAACTCCCACCAGTTCCGTGCGCTGGTGGGGGAGCGGCTGCGTGCCCTGGGCATCGAGCTCGACGCCGGCCTGAATGCTGAGCGGTCCAAGGAACCCCGGGTGATTTCCTCCGCGTCGTCCGCCATCCCGGTGCTCGTGGTCCCCACGGACGAGGAACGTGCCATCGCAGAGGCGACGGCCGCCGTCGTCGGAGGTTAGCCTGTCCCAAACGCGTTCGGAACGGCACCGAATCGCCAAAAACGGCCGCCTGAAGGGCACGCCGGGCGGCCGTTTTTGGTGATCGGCGGACGGCCGGCGGCGTACCCTCGAACCATGCCCGACATCGCCCTGCCCATCCACACCGAGCGCCTGCGGCTGCGCCGGTTCGAGGCCTCGGACCTGGACGCGTTCCATGCCTACCAGTCGCTTCCGGAAACGGCGCGCTTCCTGCTGAGGGAGGCCAAGACCTACACGCAGTCCATGGAAACCGTGGGCAGGTACGCCAATTTCGCCTTCGAGAAGGAGGGCGACTGGATCTGCCTGGCCGTTGAAGCCACGGACAATCCCGGGCTGCTCGGCGAGGTGGTGCTCAAGTGGCTGCCGGGCGACGGGCAGGCCGAGATCGGCTGGATCATGGCGCCCGAGGCGCGCGGCAAGGGGTACGCCACCGAGGCTGCGCGGGCGTTGCTGGACCTCGGCTTCGGTCAACTGGGCTTCCACCGGATCGATGCCAAGCTGGATTCGCTCAACACCGGATCGGCCAGGATCTGCGAGCGGGTGGGCATGCGGCTGGAGGCCACGCTCGTGGAGAACTGGCGCTACAAGGGGGCGTGGTCCACGGAGCTGATCTACGCTTTGCTCGCCGAGGAGTGGCGGGCTGGCTTGGTTACCTGACGGGGCCGGCGCGGATCAGCCGGGCCAGACGTCCTGCCGGATCAGGCGCGCCGTGAATTCGGCTTCGGGCAGGGGCCGGCTGAAGTAATAGCCCTGCCCGCTGACACAGCCTGTGCTTCGGAGGTGTTCGGCCTGTTCCGCGGTCTCCACGCCTTCCCACACGGCCTCAAGCGAGCAGGCCCGGATGAGCTGGTGGATGGCCGCAATCAGGGCCGGCTGGGCGGGGTCGCTGCCCAGTGCAGTGAGCAGGGTGCGGTCCACCTTGACCCGGTCCACCGGGAGTCGCCTCAGGTAGCTGATGGAGGAATACCCGGTGCCGAAGTCGTCAATCTCCAGGCCCACCCCGAGCTTCCGCAGGCTCGCCAGTGTGTACCGGTCAAGCTCGTTGCCTTGGATGATGGCGCTCTCGGTCAGCTCCAGGACCAGCAGCGCGGGTTCCAGGTCCGCGGAGCTGAGGGCGTCGCGGACGTCCTCGATGAACTCGAGGCGCTGCAGGTCCGCGGCGGAGATATTGATCCGCATGGTGAAGTTGTGCTTCTTGGTCTCCGGGTCCGTCCGCCAACGCCGGAGCTGCTCCACGGAGGCCTTGAGGACCCACTTGCCCAGCTCGGAAATGAGGCCGGTTTCCTCGGCGATGGGGATGAATTCGTCCGGCATGATCAGCCCGCGGGTGGGATGCTGCCAGCGCACCAGGGCCTCGACGCCCTCGATCCTGCCGGTGGCCAGCTCAATGATCGGCTGGTAGAACAGCACCAGCTGTGATCCGGAAATGGCCTCGCGGAGTTCTCCCACCAGCTGGTTGCGGAGCTGCCGGGCGTGCAGCATGGCCGGTTCGAACACCCGCAGCTTGTTGCGGCCGTCAGCCTTGGAGGCGTACATGGCGATGTCGGCCTCCATGAGCAGTTCCTCGGAGGTCTCGCCGGGGTCCGCAATGCGCAGCCCCAGGCTGGC is part of the Arthrobacter sp. KBS0703 genome and encodes:
- a CDS encoding acetate kinase — translated: MLVLVINSGSSSLKYQVRDVAAGSILTDGLIERIGVSNGGQGDGEVVGPADHAEALEQVDAAIHEVLGDRELDAVGHRVVHGGERFGEPVLINNEITRAIERLNPLAPLHNPANVLGIRAIAKKWPDMPQVAVFDTAFHRTLPEHAWRYAVPDKLYTNHGIRRYGFHGTSHEYVTHRAAALLDLPADEFDGVIAHLGNGASVTAIRGGKSVDTSMGFTPLEGLVMGTRSGDLDPSILVFLARVGWNAEDLDTMLNRESGLKGLAGNNDMRSVVEASEAGDARAATALAVASYRLAKYIGGYHVAVGGAKALVFTAGIGENSHQFRALVGERLRALGIELDAGLNAERSKEPRVISSASSAIPVLVVPTDEERAIAEATAAVVGG
- a CDS encoding GNAT family N-acetyltransferase is translated as MPDIALPIHTERLRLRRFEASDLDAFHAYQSLPETARFLLREAKTYTQSMETVGRYANFAFEKEGDWICLAVEATDNPGLLGEVVLKWLPGDGQAEIGWIMAPEARGKGYATEAARALLDLGFGQLGFHRIDAKLDSLNTGSARICERVGMRLEATLVENWRYKGAWSTELIYALLAEEWRAGLVT
- a CDS encoding bifunctional diguanylate cyclase/phosphodiesterase; the encoded protein is MFTDGDPRLGRLLDGIVRLASGELHSRIEISDARDELDAVIMGTNLLAEDLQIIYQELEDRVESRTQMLNAAHLELQQMALTDTLTGLFNRSALVSALKAAQAEAADGGLPPALLLLDLDAFKSINDSLGHSMGDQVLAAVGRRIQSCVRDTDMVARLGGDEFAILLPATKPAKAAAVGNRILDALNGTLDVDGKTIRCGASLGLRIADPGETSEELLMEADIAMYASKADGRNKLRVFEPAMLHARQLRNQLVGELREAISGSQLVLFYQPIIELATGRIEGVEALVRWQHPTRGLIMPDEFIPIAEETGLISELGKWVLKASVEQLRRWRTDPETKKHNFTMRINISAADLQRLEFIEDVRDALSSADLEPALLVLELTESAIIQGNELDRYTLASLRKLGVGLEIDDFGTGYSSISYLRRLPVDRVKVDRTLLTALGSDPAQPALIAAIHQLIRACSLEAVWEGVETAEQAEHLRSTGCVSGQGYYFSRPLPEAEFTARLIRQDVWPG